The proteins below come from a single Terriglobia bacterium genomic window:
- a CDS encoding PDZ domain-containing protein → MSKKVKAVILTVSIAIVLFTIAGGLGVRAASNDGAYRQLGVYSEVLSRIRSEYVEEPNIPQVTDGALHGLLESLDPNSSYLTPAEYKKYRSHKAEAKGQIGATISKRFGYGAVISVIPGGPADKAGIENGDIFEAIEGRTTREMSLAEIQSLLAGEPGSNVNVSVVRARRAEPQKVTITRNTVKIPDVSEKSLEDGIVYIKVDAFNKGKAQEIANKLKADQLKGAKKIILDLRDCAEGDVQEGVATANLFLDHGIIAYLQGQRYPRETFNADLNKVVTGLPLVVMVNRGTAGPAEIVAAAILENARGDVLGDKTFGVGSVQKVIEIPDGSALILSIAKYYTPAGKAIQDTAITPNILVADSNDDFVLPDDDDNSGAPDQPKKQRTLQNDEQLKRAIEVLKSRDAKVASAAK, encoded by the coding sequence ATGTCCAAGAAAGTCAAAGCAGTAATCCTGACGGTTTCCATCGCCATCGTTCTGTTCACCATCGCCGGCGGGCTGGGAGTCCGCGCGGCGTCGAACGACGGCGCCTATCGCCAGCTCGGTGTTTACAGCGAGGTGTTGTCGCGCATCCGCAGCGAGTATGTGGAGGAGCCCAACATCCCGCAGGTGACCGACGGCGCGCTGCACGGCCTGTTGGAATCACTCGATCCCAACTCCAGCTATCTGACGCCGGCCGAATACAAGAAGTATCGCTCGCATAAGGCCGAAGCCAAGGGGCAGATCGGGGCCACCATTTCCAAGCGCTTCGGCTACGGCGCGGTGATCTCGGTGATCCCCGGCGGCCCGGCCGACAAGGCGGGCATCGAGAATGGCGACATCTTCGAAGCCATTGAAGGGCGCACCACGCGCGAGATGTCGCTGGCAGAAATTCAGTCGCTGCTGGCGGGCGAACCGGGATCGAACGTGAACGTCTCGGTGGTGCGCGCGCGGCGCGCCGAGCCGCAGAAGGTCACCATCACCCGCAATACCGTCAAGATTCCCGACGTCAGCGAGAAGAGTCTTGAGGACGGCATCGTCTACATCAAGGTGGATGCCTTTAACAAGGGCAAGGCGCAGGAGATCGCCAACAAGCTCAAGGCCGACCAGTTGAAGGGCGCGAAGAAGATCATTCTCGACCTGCGCGACTGCGCCGAGGGCGACGTGCAGGAAGGCGTCGCCACCGCCAACCTTTTCCTGGACCACGGCATCATCGCCTATCTGCAGGGGCAGCGCTACCCGCGCGAGACCTTCAATGCCGACCTGAATAAGGTGGTCACCGGCCTGCCGCTGGTGGTGATGGTGAATCGCGGCACCGCCGGCCCGGCCGAGATCGTGGCCGCCGCCATCCTGGAGAACGCGCGCGGCGACGTGTTGGGCGACAAGACTTTTGGCGTCGGCTCGGTGCAGAAAGTGATCGAGATCCCCGACGGCTCGGCGCTGATCCTGTCCATCGCCAAGTACTACACGCCCGCCGGCAAGGCGATCCAGGACACGGCGATTACTCCCAACATCCTGGTCGCCGATAGCAACGACGACTTCGTGCTGCCGGACGACGACGACAACTCCGGCGCGCCCGACCAGCCGAAGAAACAGCGTACGCTGCAGAACGATGAGCAGCTCAAGCGCGCCATCGAGGTGCTGAAGAGCCGCGACGCCAAGGTCGCCAGCGCCGCCAAGTAG
- a CDS encoding response regulator — MKRPPPVRAASLSAVKKHVLMVVTRSPKNNLRVNVLRKHGLEVVCANHIGDARMLWHPDTYDLVLFDLRHENGAATELCRDIKAERPGQLVAFLVGKPDYLANAPLKGELDSDEAPKRYEETLRQLMATACEALPQRGGFLEATWKMSLARAVKPSSVPRPPAPEVQHVAELAEVPVTFSFGDAVRQAEATGQESS, encoded by the coding sequence ATGAAACGACCGCCGCCAGTGCGAGCAGCCAGCCTCTCTGCCGTCAAGAAACACGTTCTGATGGTGGTAACCCGCAGCCCCAAGAACAACCTGCGCGTCAATGTCTTGCGGAAGCACGGGCTGGAGGTGGTGTGCGCCAATCACATCGGCGATGCGCGCATGCTCTGGCACCCGGACACCTATGACCTGGTCCTGTTTGACCTGCGCCACGAAAATGGCGCCGCGACAGAGCTTTGCCGCGACATCAAGGCCGAGCGGCCGGGCCAGCTCGTCGCCTTCCTGGTCGGCAAGCCGGACTATCTGGCCAACGCGCCTTTGAAGGGTGAGCTCGACAGCGATGAAGCTCCCAAGCGCTACGAGGAGACGTTGCGCCAGCTCATGGCCACGGCTTGCGAAGCTTTGCCGCAGCGCGGCGGATTCCTGGAAGCGACCTGGAAGATGTCCCTCGCCCGCGCGGTCAAGCCAAGCTCGGTTCCGCGGCCGCCAGCGCCGGAAGTTCAGCACGTCGCCGAACTGGCGGAAGTCCCGGTCACGTTTTCCTTTGGCGACGCGGTCAGGCAGGCCGAGGCCACCGGGCAGGAATCTTCGTGA
- a CDS encoding PBP1A family penicillin-binding protein — MKSIYAELPPVEVAGTKLVGRVVFALLVLASALIGAFGGLLLVYSTDLPEVGELQRYHPSTITELYDDQGRVVGSFALQRRVVAGYDDFPKVLRDAIISVEDKDFEKHWGVNFWRILGAAYKDIALGQKAQGGSTLTMQLSRNLFLTPERRFHRKIQEIMLAIQIERRFTKPQIFTLYANQIFLGHGAYGFEAGSLLYFSKHAKDLTIEEAALLAGLPKAPNFYSPLNNPERAARRRNLVINAMLEDGKITADQAAHAKSMPILLHLQKDPNYLAPYFAEEVRRYLEKKYGTDEVHQGGLRVYTTLNQEMQEAANRALLDGLAAYERRHGWKGNLPNMVAAGLDIDKYQNPDWDEPMTPGSYVHALVLDVRKAAATVKFARYTATLAPADIAWTTHKSPDEILARGDIAYVKVVSLSETGPSKVSLEQDSGTQGALLAIDNATGDIKAMVGGRDFDESKFNRATQAMRQVGSSFKPYVYTAAIDGGATPDDIILDAPVTYSTASGPYSPHNYDGKFEGNITLRRAIAQSRNIPALKTAARVGISTVIEYARKFGVTSPLPPVLPLALGAADMTLMEQTSAFTTFPNDGVRVVPRYIRKVVGYDGRTLEENYPDVKDVISPRTARIMTSLLREVVLHGTGYQASKLKHPLAGKTGTTNDFTDAWFVGFSPSIACGVWIGYDEKKTLGKKETGALAALPVWIDFMKVALKGRDKEDFTPPPDLPRNNAARVDTPDFRPSDAVSH, encoded by the coding sequence ATGAAGTCGATCTATGCCGAGCTGCCGCCCGTGGAAGTGGCGGGAACCAAGCTGGTGGGACGCGTGGTCTTCGCCCTGCTGGTGTTGGCGTCCGCGCTGATCGGCGCCTTCGGCGGCCTGCTGCTGGTCTATTCCACCGACCTGCCCGAGGTCGGCGAACTGCAGCGCTATCACCCTTCCACCATCACCGAGCTTTACGACGACCAGGGGCGCGTGGTCGGCTCCTTCGCGTTGCAGCGGCGCGTGGTGGCCGGTTACGACGATTTCCCCAAAGTCCTGCGCGACGCCATCATCTCCGTCGAAGACAAGGATTTTGAAAAACACTGGGGCGTGAACTTCTGGCGGATTCTCGGCGCCGCCTACAAGGACATCGCGCTCGGCCAGAAGGCGCAGGGCGGCTCGACGCTCACCATGCAGCTTTCGCGCAACCTGTTCCTCACGCCCGAGCGCCGCTTCCATCGCAAGATCCAGGAGATCATGCTGGCCATCCAGATTGAGCGGCGCTTCACCAAGCCGCAAATCTTCACCCTGTATGCCAACCAGATTTTTCTCGGCCACGGCGCTTACGGCTTCGAAGCCGGCTCGCTGCTCTATTTCAGCAAGCATGCCAAGGACCTGACGATCGAGGAAGCCGCGCTGCTGGCCGGCCTGCCCAAGGCGCCGAACTTCTATTCGCCGCTCAACAATCCCGAGCGCGCCGCCCGCCGCCGCAACCTGGTCATCAACGCCATGCTGGAGGACGGCAAGATCACCGCCGACCAGGCCGCGCACGCCAAGTCCATGCCCATCCTGCTGCACCTCCAAAAGGACCCCAACTATTTGGCGCCCTACTTCGCGGAAGAAGTCCGCCGCTATCTGGAGAAGAAGTACGGCACCGACGAGGTCCACCAGGGCGGCCTGCGCGTCTACACCACGCTCAACCAGGAAATGCAGGAAGCCGCCAACCGCGCCCTGCTCGACGGCCTGGCCGCTTACGAACGCCGCCACGGCTGGAAGGGCAACTTGCCCAACATGGTCGCCGCCGGCCTCGACATCGACAAGTACCAGAACCCCGATTGGGACGAACCCATGACGCCGGGCAGCTACGTGCACGCGCTCGTTCTCGACGTCAGAAAGGCCGCGGCGACGGTAAAGTTCGCACGGTACACGGCGACCCTGGCGCCGGCGGACATCGCCTGGACCACGCACAAGTCGCCGGATGAAATCCTCGCCCGCGGCGACATTGCCTACGTCAAAGTCGTGTCGCTCTCCGAAACCGGCCCCTCCAAAGTGTCGCTCGAGCAGGACTCGGGCACGCAGGGCGCGCTGCTCGCCATTGACAACGCCACCGGCGATATCAAGGCGATGGTCGGCGGGCGCGACTTCGACGAATCGAAATTCAACCGCGCCACCCAGGCCATGCGGCAGGTTGGCTCCTCGTTCAAGCCCTACGTGTACACCGCCGCAATTGACGGCGGCGCCACCCCCGACGACATCATCCTCGACGCGCCCGTGACCTACTCCACCGCCTCCGGCCCCTACTCGCCGCACAACTACGACGGAAAATTCGAGGGCAACATCACGCTGCGGCGCGCCATCGCGCAGTCGCGCAATATTCCGGCGCTCAAGACCGCGGCCCGCGTCGGCATCAGCACCGTCATCGAGTACGCGCGCAAGTTCGGCGTCACCTCGCCTCTCCCTCCGGTGCTGCCGCTTGCCCTTGGCGCCGCCGACATGACGCTGATGGAGCAGACCTCCGCCTTCACCACCTTCCCCAACGACGGCGTTCGTGTCGTGCCGCGATACATTCGCAAGGTCGTGGGATACGACGGCCGCACCCTGGAAGAGAACTATCCCGACGTGAAAGACGTCATCAGCCCGCGCACCGCGCGCATCATGACTTCCCTGCTGCGCGAGGTGGTGCTGCACGGCACCGGCTACCAGGCCAGCAAGCTCAAGCATCCGCTCGCCGGGAAAACCGGCACCACCAACGATTTCACCGACGCCTGGTTTGTCGGCTTCTCGCCCTCCATCGCCTGCGGCGTCTGGATCGGCTACGACGAGAAGAAGACGCTCGGCAAGAAAGAAACCGGGGCGCTGGCCGCCCTGCCCGTCTGGATTGACTTCATGAAGGTCGCGCTCAAGGGCCGCGACAAGGAAGACTTCACTCCTCCTCCCGATCTGCCGCGCAACAACGCCGCCAGGGTGGACACGCCCGACTTCCGCCCCAGCGACGCCGTAAGCCACTAG
- a CDS encoding PASTA domain-containing protein has protein sequence MRGFFRFLLLGLVLLIVAMTSALTAMRVAIHGREVVVPKLVGLTPAQAERLALQNGLLVEFENRFYSTDIPQGRILSQEPFAGEKVRRGWHVRLAESLGPQHVVIPDVVGQSSRAAEINLRRRGLEPGTVAYAHLPGRLEDQVIAQSPPPAAVGVASPKVNMLFALPPEPFAFVMPNLVGRHLSDAARAIQDAGLKLGNVRTAAVDLTATNAGAPTVVSRQSPTAGQRVARGSSVELEVAK, from the coding sequence ATGCGCGGATTTTTCCGATTCCTCCTCCTCGGACTGGTGTTGCTGATCGTCGCCATGACGTCGGCCTTGACCGCCATGCGGGTCGCCATTCACGGGCGCGAAGTCGTGGTGCCCAAACTGGTCGGCCTCACGCCCGCACAAGCGGAGCGCCTCGCGCTGCAGAATGGGTTGCTGGTTGAATTCGAGAACCGCTTCTACAGCACCGACATCCCGCAAGGGCGCATCCTGTCGCAGGAGCCGTTTGCCGGGGAGAAGGTCCGCCGCGGCTGGCATGTGCGGCTCGCCGAAAGCCTCGGCCCGCAGCACGTGGTCATTCCCGACGTCGTCGGCCAAAGCAGCCGCGCCGCCGAAATCAATCTTCGCCGCCGCGGCCTGGAGCCCGGCACCGTCGCCTACGCGCACCTCCCCGGCCGGCTCGAAGACCAGGTGATCGCGCAGAGCCCGCCGCCCGCTGCCGTCGGCGTGGCATCGCCCAAGGTGAATATGCTGTTTGCCTTGCCGCCGGAGCCGTTCGCCTTCGTCATGCCGAACCTGGTCGGCCGGCATCTCTCCGATGCGGCTCGTGCCATCCAGGACGCCGGGCTGAAGCTCGGCAATGTGCGCACCGCCGCGGTCGACCTCACAGCCACCAACGCCGGCGCACCCACCGTCGTGAGCAGGCAATCTCCAACCGCGGGACAAAGAGTTGCCCGCGGCAGCAGCGTCGAGCTGGAAGTCGCAAAGTAG
- the rsmB gene encoding 16S rRNA (cytosine(967)-C(5))-methyltransferase RsmB translates to MPSPAREAAFDILLRVEQQQAYASELLHSDRLEQLSQQDRALCTELVMGTLRWRSRLDLGIGAVSSQPLEKLDPEVLTALRLGAYQIGFLRLPARAAVHESVELVKRARRRYSVPFANAVLRKLAEKPELMEPAPFPRGRSVPATAALHAHPLWLVERWAEHYGIENADRICAFNQQVPETALRLRDPAAEEELRREGIQLKRGALLASARRVVKGDVTDTAAFRTGRVAIQDEASQLVGLLVGSGERLLDCCAAPGGKTAIMAERNPEAEIIATDIHPHRAALLQERLAALPNVTVMMADATELPVCGLFDWVLADVPCSGTGTLARNPESKWRLTAADLADLHARQVAILKATMQHVRSGGCLVYSTCSLEAEENVQVVEEALQSRADFEIVDCRAELERLKESGELAWEDIDALLDGPYLRTIPGAPPGDGFFAAMLEKA, encoded by the coding sequence ATGCCTTCTCCTGCGCGCGAAGCCGCGTTCGACATTCTGCTCCGCGTGGAGCAGCAGCAGGCGTACGCCTCCGAGCTGCTGCACTCCGATCGCCTGGAACAACTCTCCCAACAGGACCGCGCGCTGTGCACCGAGCTGGTGATGGGGACGCTGCGCTGGCGATCGCGGCTGGACCTGGGCATTGGCGCGGTGTCGTCGCAGCCGCTGGAAAAGCTCGATCCGGAGGTGCTGACGGCGTTGCGACTGGGCGCGTACCAGATCGGATTTCTGCGGCTGCCGGCGCGGGCGGCGGTGCATGAGAGCGTCGAACTGGTGAAGCGGGCGCGGCGGCGGTACTCGGTGCCGTTCGCCAACGCCGTGCTGCGCAAGCTGGCCGAGAAGCCCGAGCTGATGGAGCCGGCGCCATTCCCGCGTGGGAGGAGCGTGCCCGCAACCGCCGCGCTGCATGCCCATCCGCTGTGGCTGGTGGAGCGATGGGCGGAACACTACGGCATCGAAAACGCGGACAGGATCTGCGCATTCAACCAGCAGGTGCCCGAAACCGCGCTCCGGCTGCGCGATCCGGCGGCGGAAGAGGAGTTGCGGCGCGAGGGCATTCAATTGAAACGCGGCGCGCTGCTCGCTTCTGCACGGCGAGTGGTCAAGGGCGACGTGACCGACACGGCGGCGTTTCGCACCGGGCGGGTTGCCATCCAGGACGAGGCGTCGCAACTGGTAGGACTGCTGGTGGGAAGCGGTGAGCGATTGCTGGACTGTTGCGCGGCGCCAGGCGGCAAGACGGCGATCATGGCGGAGCGCAATCCCGAAGCGGAGATCATCGCCACCGACATTCATCCGCACCGGGCGGCGCTGTTGCAGGAGCGGCTGGCAGCGCTGCCCAACGTCACCGTCATGATGGCGGATGCGACCGAGCTGCCGGTATGCGGGCTGTTCGACTGGGTGCTGGCGGACGTGCCCTGCTCCGGCACCGGGACGCTGGCGCGCAATCCGGAGAGCAAGTGGCGGCTGACGGCCGCGGACCTCGCCGATCTGCACGCGCGGCAAGTGGCCATCCTGAAGGCGACCATGCAACACGTTCGCAGCGGCGGATGCCTGGTCTATTCCACCTGCTCGCTGGAGGCGGAAGAAAATGTGCAGGTGGTGGAAGAGGCGTTGCAGTCGCGCGCGGACTTCGAAATCGTGGATTGCCGGGCAGAGCTGGAGCGGCTGAAGGAATCGGGCGAGCTGGCGTGGGAGGACATTGACGCGTTACTCGACGGGCCATATCTGCGGACGATCCCGGGCGCGCCGCCGGGAGATGGTTTTTTCGCGGCGATGCTGGAAAAAGCTTAA
- the fmt gene encoding methionyl-tRNA formyltransferase has protein sequence MDVIFCGTPQFAVPALQALTNAAAGHSVRLVVTQPDRPSGRGMELSAPPVKQLAQRLGLEVTQPEKIKNNLDFRARLEEIRPEAIVVVGYGRIIPQWMIDLPPLGNINLHGSLLPKYRGAAPVQWAIASGETVTGVTTMRIDPGLDTGDILLQRETPIAAEDTAVTLAPRLAEMGAPLMVETLAGLQAGTITPRKQDNAQATLAPILKKEDGQIDFRRSARQICNRLRGFQPWPGAYTTFRGKTLNVWAARPVEESGVRRQESAVAPGELSVEKDRLFVFCGERTVLEVLTVQPEGKKRMAARDFIHGYHPKSSEHLGTEEHRDTEAQR, from the coding sequence ATGGACGTAATCTTCTGTGGCACTCCGCAATTCGCCGTACCCGCGCTGCAGGCGCTAACCAACGCCGCCGCCGGGCATTCCGTGCGCCTGGTCGTGACCCAGCCGGATCGCCCCAGCGGGCGCGGCATGGAACTGAGCGCGCCGCCGGTGAAGCAACTGGCGCAAAGGCTAGGCCTCGAGGTGACGCAGCCGGAAAAGATCAAAAACAATTTGGACTTTCGCGCGCGGCTGGAGGAGATCCGGCCGGAGGCGATCGTGGTGGTCGGCTACGGGCGCATCATTCCGCAGTGGATGATTGACCTGCCGCCGCTGGGGAACATCAACCTGCATGGTTCGCTGCTGCCGAAGTATCGCGGCGCGGCGCCGGTGCAGTGGGCGATTGCGTCGGGCGAGACTGTCACCGGCGTGACCACCATGCGGATTGACCCCGGGCTGGATACGGGCGACATCCTGCTGCAGCGCGAGACACCCATTGCGGCGGAGGACACGGCGGTCACGTTGGCGCCTCGGCTGGCGGAGATGGGCGCGCCGCTGATGGTGGAAACACTCGCGGGATTGCAGGCGGGCACAATCACGCCGCGCAAGCAGGATAATGCGCAAGCGACCCTGGCGCCGATTCTCAAGAAAGAAGACGGGCAGATTGATTTTCGGCGCAGCGCGCGCCAGATCTGCAACCGCCTGCGCGGGTTTCAGCCCTGGCCGGGCGCGTACACCACGTTTCGCGGCAAGACCCTGAACGTGTGGGCGGCAAGGCCGGTAGAGGAGTCAGGAGTCAGGCGCCAGGAGTCAGCGGTCGCGCCCGGCGAGCTGAGCGTGGAAAAGGACCGGTTATTTGTCTTTTGCGGCGAGCGGACCGTGCTGGAGGTGCTGACCGTGCAGCCGGAAGGAAAGAAGCGGATGGCTGCGCGGGACTTTATTCACGGGTATCATCCTAAATCGAGCGAGCACCTCGGCACGGAAGAACACAGGGACACAGAGGCACAGAGGTAA
- the def gene encoding peptide deformylase: MIYPIVKFGNPVLDKPAEKVTKFDDELHKLLDDMFESMYAAHGVGLAAPQIGISRRIAVIDISFKEDQDAKLVLINPEIIHSEGRHTQQEGCLSLPEFRENVTRPRVVTVRAQDAKGNWFEKTGEDLLARALLHETDHLNGKLYITHISALKRDLIKRKVRKLIKQGEWK; encoded by the coding sequence ATGATCTATCCCATCGTGAAGTTCGGCAACCCGGTGCTGGACAAGCCGGCGGAGAAGGTGACGAAGTTCGACGACGAGCTGCACAAGCTGCTCGACGACATGTTCGAGTCCATGTACGCGGCGCATGGCGTGGGCTTGGCGGCGCCGCAGATCGGCATTTCGAGGCGCATCGCGGTGATTGATATCAGCTTCAAGGAAGACCAGGACGCCAAACTGGTGCTGATCAATCCGGAGATCATCCACAGCGAAGGGCGGCACACGCAGCAGGAAGGCTGCCTGAGCCTGCCGGAGTTCCGCGAGAACGTGACGCGGCCGCGCGTGGTGACCGTGCGCGCGCAGGACGCGAAAGGAAACTGGTTCGAGAAAACCGGCGAGGACCTGCTGGCGCGTGCGCTGCTGCACGAGACCGATCACCTCAACGGGAAGCTGTACATCACGCACATTTCGGCGCTCAAGCGCGACCTGATCAAGCGCAAGGTGCGCAAGCTGATCAAGCAGGGAGAATGGAAGTGA
- the aroC gene encoding chorismate synthase, with protein sequence MFRFITAGESHGEALVAVVSGMPAGVAIEQVFLDRELWRRQQGYGRGGRMKIERDTAHIVSGVRQGKTIGSPIAILLENKDWKNWQESLPVGEGDPAKHKKVASPRPGHADLAGALKYNFPEARYVLERSSARETAARVAAGALAKLFLREIGIEVLSHVVAVGAVSVEREVTWEEIARLYGRDEVVLNCADADVEQRMKAEVEKAIEARDTVGGVFEVRAHNVPPGLGTYANWDERLDGLLAQAVMSLQAVKAVEIGSGITAAGAMGSSVHDEIGYAKQGGAFTGFTRKSNRAGGLEGGVSNGQDIVVRGYLKPISTLRRPLESVDFATREPVKAAYERSDVCVAPAAGVAAEAMVALTLARCALEKFGGDSIGETKRNYAGYLEQIRRF encoded by the coding sequence ATGTTCCGCTTTATCACTGCCGGAGAATCGCACGGAGAAGCGCTGGTGGCGGTAGTGTCGGGAATGCCGGCCGGGGTGGCAATTGAGCAAGTGTTTCTCGACCGCGAATTGTGGCGGCGTCAGCAGGGATATGGACGCGGCGGGCGAATGAAGATCGAGCGCGACACGGCGCACATTGTGTCGGGCGTGCGGCAAGGGAAGACGATTGGGTCGCCGATTGCGATCCTGCTGGAGAACAAGGATTGGAAGAACTGGCAGGAGTCGCTGCCGGTGGGCGAAGGCGATCCGGCGAAACATAAAAAGGTGGCGTCGCCACGGCCGGGCCACGCGGATTTGGCGGGCGCATTGAAGTACAACTTTCCCGAAGCGCGATACGTGCTGGAACGCTCGTCGGCGCGGGAGACGGCGGCCCGCGTGGCGGCAGGGGCGTTGGCGAAATTATTTTTGCGCGAGATCGGCATCGAAGTTCTGAGCCACGTGGTTGCGGTGGGAGCGGTGTCGGTGGAACGCGAGGTGACGTGGGAAGAAATCGCGCGGCTGTACGGGCGCGACGAGGTTGTGCTCAATTGCGCCGACGCGGACGTCGAACAGCGGATGAAGGCGGAGGTGGAGAAGGCGATCGAGGCGCGCGACACCGTCGGGGGCGTATTCGAGGTGCGGGCGCACAACGTGCCGCCGGGACTGGGCACGTACGCGAACTGGGACGAGCGTCTGGACGGGCTGCTGGCGCAGGCGGTGATGTCGCTGCAGGCGGTGAAGGCGGTGGAGATCGGTAGCGGGATCACGGCGGCGGGCGCCATGGGATCAAGCGTGCACGACGAAATCGGCTATGCGAAACAGGGCGGCGCCTTCACCGGCTTCACCCGCAAGTCGAACCGCGCCGGCGGCCTGGAAGGCGGCGTGTCGAACGGGCAGGACATCGTGGTGCGCGGGTATTTGAAGCCGATCTCGACGCTGCGGCGTCCACTGGAGTCGGTGGATTTCGCCACGCGCGAGCCGGTAAAGGCGGCGTACGAGCGCTCCGATGTATGCGTGGCGCCGGCGGCGGGCGTGGCGGCGGAGGCGATGGTCGCGCTCACCCTGGCGCGTTGCGCGCTGGAGAAATTTGGCGGGGACAGCATTGGGGAGACGAAGAGGAACTATGCCGGATATCTGGAGCAAATACGGAGGTTCTAG
- a CDS encoding rRNA pseudouridine synthase produces the protein MKPQAQERRVGLARAMSKRGSCSRSQASELIRAGRVRLNGKVRRDPETPVRLEQDRITLDGQPLQAQEKVYLMLNKPRKVVTTASDEAGRKTVYACLPPGLPWVAPVGRLDMASEGLLLMTNDSEWAARITAPESHLDKRYHVQVGARPEEELLQKIMAGVESEGEWLQVKRVEVLRQGGRNCWLTVVLDEGRNRQIRRIMEALGVEVLRLVRVAIGPVELGELKKGQARRLSAEEKKALDDL, from the coding sequence ATGAAGCCACAAGCGCAGGAGCGTCGTGTCGGACTGGCACGGGCGATGTCGAAGCGCGGGAGCTGCTCGCGTTCGCAGGCGAGCGAGCTGATCCGCGCCGGGCGGGTGCGGCTGAACGGCAAAGTGCGGCGCGATCCGGAAACGCCGGTGCGGCTGGAACAGGATCGGATCACGCTCGACGGACAGCCGCTCCAGGCACAAGAGAAGGTCTACCTGATGTTGAACAAGCCGCGCAAGGTGGTGACGACGGCATCGGACGAAGCGGGGCGGAAGACGGTGTATGCCTGCCTGCCACCGGGGCTGCCGTGGGTGGCGCCGGTGGGCCGTCTGGACATGGCGAGCGAGGGCCTGCTGCTGATGACCAACGATTCGGAGTGGGCGGCGCGGATCACGGCGCCGGAGTCGCACCTGGACAAGAGGTATCACGTGCAGGTGGGCGCGAGGCCGGAAGAGGAATTGCTTCAAAAGATCATGGCGGGCGTGGAGAGCGAGGGCGAGTGGTTGCAGGTGAAGCGGGTTGAGGTGCTGCGCCAAGGAGGGCGCAATTGCTGGCTCACGGTGGTGCTCGACGAAGGCAGGAACCGGCAGATTCGCAGGATCATGGAGGCACTGGGAGTGGAGGTGTTGAGGCTGGTGCGGGTAGCGATCGGGCCGGTGGAGTTGGGGGAATTGAAAAAAGGGCAGGCACGGAGGTTGAGCGCGGAAGAGAAGAAGGCGCTGGATGATTTGTGA
- a CDS encoding bifunctional 5,10-methylenetetrahydrofolate dehydrogenase/5,10-methenyltetrahydrofolate cyclohydrolase encodes MAARILDGEKIAAAIKAEVADEVKGMNAAGIRPGLAVILVGNNPASEIYVRGKVKSCEALGIFSEKHTPPDTSTTEELLALVHDLNSRDEIDGILVQLPLPKQVDSKRVLMAVDPAKDVDGFHPVNVGFLSTQRPGLVPCTPEGIIEILRRSDIPIMGAEAVVVGRSDIVGKPTAMLLTNNHATVTICHSKTRDLPGVCRRADILVCAMGRTGMINQDYVRPGATVIDVGMNKITDRAEFDKFFKGNEKREKSFAERGSTLIGDVDPHVAEIAGAITPVPGGVGPLTIAMLMVNTLRACKMRHGAKVPAMAEAR; translated from the coding sequence ATGGCTGCCAGAATTTTGGACGGCGAAAAAATCGCCGCCGCCATCAAGGCCGAGGTTGCCGACGAGGTGAAGGGCATGAACGCTGCCGGCATCCGGCCGGGGCTGGCGGTCATCCTGGTGGGCAACAATCCCGCGTCGGAAATCTACGTGCGCGGCAAGGTGAAGAGCTGCGAGGCGCTGGGCATCTTCAGCGAGAAGCACACTCCGCCCGACACCTCCACCACCGAGGAACTGCTCGCGCTGGTGCACGACCTGAACTCGCGCGACGAAATTGACGGCATCCTGGTCCAGCTTCCGCTGCCCAAGCAGGTGGACTCCAAGCGGGTGCTGATGGCGGTGGACCCGGCGAAGGACGTGGATGGGTTCCACCCGGTCAACGTCGGGTTCCTCTCGACGCAGCGCCCGGGACTGGTGCCGTGCACGCCCGAGGGCATCATCGAAATCCTGCGGCGCAGCGACATCCCGATCATGGGCGCGGAAGCGGTGGTGGTGGGACGCAGCGACATCGTCGGCAAGCCCACGGCGATGCTGCTCACCAACAACCACGCGACGGTGACGATCTGCCACTCCAAGACGCGCGACCTGCCGGGCGTCTGCCGCCGCGCCGACATTCTGGTGTGCGCCATGGGCCGCACCGGCATGATCAACCAGGATTACGTGCGGCCGGGCGCGACCGTGATTGACGTGGGCATGAACAAGATCACCGACCGCGCCGAGTTCGACAAATTTTTCAAGGGCAACGAGAAGCGGGAGAAATCGTTCGCGGAGAGGGGCTCGACCTTGATCGGCGACGTGGACCCGCACGTGGCGGAAATCGCCGGCGCCATCACGCCCGTGCCCGGCGGCGTCGGCCCGCTGACCATCGCCATGCTGATGGTGAACACGCTCCGGGCGTGCAAGATGCGCCACGGCGCAAAGGTTCCGGCGATGGCGGAGGCGCGGTAA